TCGCCCGGGGTGGCGAGGCGGAGATCGATGCCGCGGTGGCCGCGGCTCGCCGGGCCTTCGCGGGGCAGACCGGCGACTGGCCCGCCTGGCCGGCGCGCCGGCGCGGCCAGTGGCTCGCGGCCTTCGCCGAGGACATCGAGGCCGATGCCGAGACGCTCTCGGCCCTCGAGTGTGCCGATACCGGCAAGCCGATCAGCCAGGCCCGGGCCGACATCGCCGCCTGCGCCCGCTACTTCCGCTTCTATGCCGGCGGCGCCGACAAGCTGCACGGCGAGACGATTCCCTTCGAGACCGACTATGCGGTGATGACGCTGCGCGAGCCCTTCGGTGTCTGTGGCCAGATCATCCCCTGGAACTATCCGTCGCAGATCTTCGGGCGCTGCGTGGCCGCGGCCTTGGCCGCCGGCAACACCGTGGTGCTGAAGCCCGCCGAGGACGCCTGCCTGAGCGTGCTGCGCCTGGCGGCGCTGGCCAGTCGTACCGAGCTGCCGCCGGGGGTGCTCAACGTGGTGCCGGGGCTCGGGCGTGAGGCCGGGGCGGCGCTGGCGGCGCACCCGGGCATCGATCATCTGTCCTTCACCGGCTCGCCCGAGACCGGAACCCGGGTCACCCAGGCGGCGGCCGAGCACCATGTGCCGGTGACCCTGGAGCTCGGCGGCAAGTCGCCGCAGCTGGTGTTCGCCGATGCCGATCTCGACGCAGCGCTGCCGGCGGTGCTGCGCGGCATCATCCAGAACGCCGGCCAGACCTGCTCGGCGGGCAGCCGGCTGCTGGTCGAGGCCGGCTGCTTCGATGAGGTGGTGGGGCGGCTGGCCGAGTCCTTCGCCGCCCTGCGCTGCGACGTGGGCGAGGCCGACCCGGACTGCGGCCCGTTGATCAACGCCCGCCAGCGCGAGCAGCTCGAGACGCGGCTGGCGGCGGCCAGGGCCGACGGCATCCGCGTGGCGGCGGCGGGGCGCCTCGCCCCGGGTGCGCCCGAGGGCGGCCACTTCGTGATGCCGCAGCTGCTGGTGGATGTACCGCCGGGGCATGCGGTGACCCGCGAGGAGCTGTTCGGCCCGATGCTGGTGGTCGAGCGCTTTGCGGACGAGGCCGAGGCGCTCCGGCTCGCCAATGCCACCGACTTCGGCCTCTGTGCCGGGGTCTGGACCCGCGACGGCGGCCGCCAGCTGCGCCTGGCCAAGGCCATCCGCAGCGGCCAGGTGTTCGTCAACAACTACGGTGCCGCGGGCGGCGTCGAGCTGCCCTTCGGCGGGGTGGGGCGGTCCGGTCATGGCCGCGAGAAGGGGTTCGAGGGGCTGAAGAGCTACACCCGCCTGAAGACCATCGCCATCCGTCACGGCTAGGCCCGTGATCCGGCACCATCGAGGAGAGCCATCATGAGTGAATTTCGCCGTGTCGGGCTGATCGGCGTTGGCCTGATGGGCCACGGCATCGCCCGCAACCTGCTGCGCCACGGCCATGCGCTGCACTTTCTCGACCATCCGGGTAACCAGCCGGTGGAGGATCTCATCGTCGATGGCGCGGTGCGTCATTCAAGCGGCGCCGAGGTGGCCGCCGTGGCCGAGGTGGTGATCCTCTGCGTCACCGGTTCGCCCCAGGTCGAGGCGGTGCTCTGCGAGGCTGGTGGCGTGCTCGAGGGGCTCACGCCCGGCACCACGGTGATCGACTGCTCCACGGCGATTCCCAGTGCCACGGTGGCACTCGCCGAGCGGGTCGAGGCCTGCGGCGGGCGCTTCTGCGATGCGGCCATGACCCGCACCCCGAAGGAGGCCGAGGCCGGGCGGCTCAACCTGATCGTCGGCGCGCCGCCGGCGCTCTATGCCGAGATTCGGCCGCTGCTGACGAGCTTCGCCGAGACGATCAGCCATGTGGGGCCGGTGGGCAGCGGACACCGGGTCAAGCTCCTGCACAACTTCGTCTCGTTGGGCTTCTCGGCGGTGCTCGCCGAGGCGGCGGCCGCCGCGCGCCGTGCCGATGTCGCGCCGGAGGCGCTTATCGAGGTGCTGGGGAACGGCGGCGGGGCGGGGGTGGTACTCGAGCGCCTGAAACCCTTCATTCTCGCCGATGATGCATCGGGCTTTCGCTTCTCGCTCTCCAATGCCGGCAAGGATATCGGTTACTACCAGCAGATGGTCGAGGAATTGGGCGCCAGCCACCAAGCGGCCGATGGCATTGCCGGGCTGTATCGACAGGCCATCGAGCAGGGGCACGGTCAGGCGGCGGTGCCAGAGCTTGTCGCCCTGCTGGCTGAGGCACCGCGTTAGGCCTGGTGGATGCCCGCAGGTGAATAGACACTGCGCTGTCACAAATCGCGTATCCTTCATCTGAAACATAAGCAAGGAGCGATGAGGTGACAGCACTGGTCTACTGGCTGGACATGGCAGGGGTGATCGTCTTCGCGCTGTCGGGGGTGATTCTCGCCTGCCGCTCACGCATGGACCCCTTCGGCATGCTGGTGCTGGCGGCGGTGGCCAGCATCGGCGGCGGCACCCTTCGGGATCTGGTGCTGGGTGTGCGCCCGGTGTTCTGGGTCACCGACCCGACCTATCTGTGGGTGATCCTGGCCACCGTCGCCCTGTCGATTCTCGGCTTCCACTACATTCACCGCCTGACTCGCGCCTTCCTGCCGGTGACCGATGCCTGTGGGCTGGCGTTGTTCACGGTGATCGGCACCCACAAGGCCCTGATGCTCGGTAGCGCCGGCGTGGTGGCGGTGCTGATGGGGCTGATGACCGGGGTGGCCGGTGGCATGCTGCGTGATGTACTGGCGCGGCGGGTGCCGATGGTGCTGCGCCAGGAGATCTATGCCACGGCGTCGATCGTCGGCGGCACGGCCTATGTGGTGCTGCTCGCCCTCCAGCTTAACGCCGTGCTGGCGATCGGGTTGTCGCTGGCCTTGACCCTCTCGCTGCGCCTGGCCGCCATCTACTGGCACCTGAGCCTGCCGACCTTCGCCTGGGTGGTGACTGCGCCGCCGGCCCCGACGGCTTCCGAGACGGCGGCCGAGCCTGGTGATGCCGTGAGCGTGCGGACGCGGCCCAAGGCCCGCGTCAAACTGATCAAGCCGGGGCAGTCGCGACGGCGCCGCTGATCCCAGGTCGGCCGCGCGGGCCGAGGCCCGCTTCCCAGGGTGGCGCTATACTGCGGGCAGTCATCTTCCGGTAAGGCAACGCCATGCAGCCACGAGCGTTTCGGTATGGAGATTATCACCCGAATGACCTAAGGGTTCGTTGGGTCCTGCTATGGCTGCTGTGTGTCCTGTTGGCGGGCTGTGCCATTGCGCCGCTACCCCAGCCGGACATCGCGGCCGAGATCCGCTCGCGCTATGACGCCGCCCTCGAGACCCTGCCTCAGGCTCAGCAGCGCCACTATGCACAGCGCCTGTACCGCCTCACCGGCGATGAGCGCTATCGCCAAGCGCTCGAGGCCTATGCCGCTCGCCTGGTGGCGTCCCTTCAGCAGGATATTGCCGGTCTCGCCAGGCCGGGGTACGCCTCCCGCCGTGCGGCGGTGCTGCTCGAGCGCTACCCCCAGCGCACGGCGAAGCAGCGCCGACGCAGGCAGATGCTGGGGGAGTGGGGGGAGGTGATCTTCGCCAAGCGCCTGGCCTTCCGCCTCAATCAGGCGCGCTTCCATGGACTCCTGAACGAGGCGCAGCTGCCGGATTACCGGCGGGCGCTCGACTATCTCGCCACGCAGGATTACAAGGCCTTCCTCACGTCGCCTGCAGTGATCGAGGTCTATGCCGCTCAGGTCGCCAACCTGACCCATGACCTTTACGGGCTGGGCGTGGTGGATTATCGCGACGAGGCGATCGCCGCCTTTCGGGCGCACTACCCGGAGGAGCGAGACGCGGCGCTGAGCCGGGTCTCATTTCGCAACAAGATCTATGGCCTGACGCATTTCGTGATCGCCGCCAGCGACTACTATCAGCATCCCGTGTCGGCCGAAGCGCATGGCTGGATCCTCGAGTATTTTGAAACGCACCTCGCGCGCATCCTGGCCGAGACCAAGGAGGATATCTACACGGAAGTCGGCATCGGCTTTCTCTTGGCGGAGCAGGAGGCTCATCCGGCGGTCGAGCGCATCAAGCAGGCACTGCGCCATGCCTATGACCCGATGGCCAGGATGATTCCCGGTGAGTACGGCAGTATCGATCTGGCGAGGGGCGAGCACCGTAACGTGCTGGCCATCATGCTGCTGGAGTGGCCTGAGCGGCTTTATCAGGGGCCGTTGCTTTCGTCAGGGCCGTGAGGCTGTTCAGAGTAGTGCCTCATGGCTCCGGTGCGAAGCGGGGCGGTACTCGTCCGGCAGGCTGTCTCTGATCTGGTGCTTGATATGCCGGTAGAGGGGGGCGAGTTCGCGCTTGAATTCGTTGCTGGCCCGCTGGTGGTTGATGTAGTAGGCACCGCGGGTTCCAAAATATTCGAAGATGTCGGTTATTCTGGTGAAGTGGAAGCCTGAAAACGACAATGCTCGTGGTAGGTTAGGCTGCATCAGTGCAAAGACATGTGGCCTCCCCGTTAATCCGACCAAGGCGAAGGTGGCAAGGAAGAGGCCGATCATGATCATTGGAAACAGCGCGACTTCAGCCTTGTGAAATTCGATCTGTTGCCCTTCGCAATTGCTCTGCCTGCTTTTGTTTCGGAATATTCTGGGGATGGCGAACCTTGATACTTCACAGACTTTTTCATGCGGAAAGTGCTGGGGGTAATAGGTCGGATGCTTGAACAGCGGTGAGCAGAAGTCTTCTAGTGGCAGTGCCGGTGCCAGGGTGCCTTCCCCGAAAGGAAGGACCAGTCTCATGCAGCCTGCGATGAGTCCCGTCCGCTTATGTGTAATGAAGCAATGAATGGCTGCGTCATCGAAGTGATCGTGCTCTAGCTTTCTTTTCTCGTCGGCTTTTAGCTGGTACTCGAGTTCTTCGATGAAAATTTCATGCCTAAGCCTGCGAAGAGTTTCCTTTTCCTTCTTGGTGTTGGCGATGTTGACCTGGAACTGATTGATAAACCCGTCGATTTTTTCGTCCATGTCGTTTTTTGTTCCCACTTTCCTTGGTGTCGAATTTATAATTGACTGATCATTCAGTGCTGAGAGATTCTTGCCGAACTTATCTCACTAAATAGCTTGTTGGCGGGTTCGGGCTTTCCGATATGAAACCCCTGGCCATAGGCGATGCCATACTCTTTCAATGCCGCGATCGTGTCATCGTCGGAGACAAACTCGGCGATGGCTTGCTTGCCGAAGCCATGGGCAATATCCGCAATGGCCTTGACGATGACTTGGCTGTCAGTACTTTCGCAGATCGTCTGAATGAATGATCCATCTATTTTTATGTAGTCGACAGGAAGCTTTCCCAGGTAATGGAAACTGCTGAAGCCCACGCCAAAGTCATCCAGGGCCGTTTTACAGCCCAAATCGCGTAACGTCTGGATGACTTCTCTGGCAGTCGAGAAATCCGTGACGGCAGCTGTTTCGGTGATCTCCAGGATCAATTGCTCGGGATTCGCGCCACTGTCATGGATTTCCTTCTCGATGAAGCGGCTCAAGTCAGGATCATGCAGGGTATGTCCGGAAAGGTTGACCGATAAGGTGATGCCGCTGTTCTGGATGGCATAGAGAATCCTGAGGCTTTTGCTCAGGACCCAACGGTCTATCTGCACAATCTGTCCACTACGCTCGGCGATAGGGATGAAGTGCCAAGGTGATATCAGCTCTCCCTGCTCTCCTCGCAATCTCAATAATATTTCGTAATGCTGTATTTCGAGGTCGGCCAGGCGGGCGATGGGTTGTGCCATCAGTTCGAACTCATCGTTCTGCAATGCGTAGCGAATCCGCTCTATCCAGTAGACACGCTGCTGTAGTTCATTCTTGGCTTCATCGATGGTGGAGAGAATATGCCAGCGCTGTAGACTGCTTTCTTTCGCCTTGTACATGGCCACATCGGCATTCGCCATCAGTTCGTCGGGTGAATGACCATGCAGTGGATAGCAGGCGATACCGATACTCCCACTCGCACGGTGGCGGCGTCCGTCCGGCAACAGCAAGCAGGTGTTGTCCAGCGTCATTTCCAGCGACTGCGCCACCCGGGTGGCTTCCGTCTCGTCGGCCCGTTCAAGCAGCACGGCAAACTCATCGCCTCCCAGTCGGGCGACAATCCCTCGCTCACCAATCTGTATCTCGATATTCCGTGCCACGAGCTCGAGGAGTCTGTCGCCGGCGGGGTGACCACTGAGCTCATTGACATCCTTGAACTGGTCGAGGTCCATGAACAGCAGTACCCCCGATTTGCCGCTCGCGAGCGCCGCCTCGACACTCGCGAGGAAGGCACGACGATTATACAAGCCTGTCAAAGGGTCACGATTGGCAAGCCAAGTGAGGCGCGTCTCGGCGGCTTTTCGGTCGGTTATGTCGATACCGACCGAAATGGTGTGCATGGCGCGATTGCCGCTGTCGGAGAGATGAGCGTGATACCAGGCGATGGTGCGTTGCTCACCCTCCGCACTACGCAGCAGGCGCTCCTCCGCCTGCTGCTGGTTCACGCCATTTCTCGAATCGCCACTGGCAATGAAGAGGGCTTCGAATCGCTGACCAAGAATAATGTCATAGGGCTGGCCCAACATATCCTGGCAGTATTGGTTGATCAGGCTGATTCTGCCGTGGTCGTCCTGGGTCAGGATCAGTACATGAGCCGTGTCCAGAAGGCTTTCAATGAAGTCACGCTCGCTTGCCAGTTCTTGCAAACGAGCAGTCAGAAGCTCGCCACGAGACTGGACTTCACCTTGAAGGGTCTCCAGTTGATCGGCAAGGTCCAGTGCCGTGGCATCAAGCAGATCAATTTCATCCAGCAGACGCCGCTTAGGTCTCGGTATCATCTGCTTGGCTCTGGCAAAGCCGCCTTCTGCCAGCGCGGGCAGTACACTTGAGAGTCGGCGCACTCGTTGCATGGGCTGCCAGAGAATGGCCAGCAGCAAGGCCTCGGCCGCGAGCCAGCCAAGCAAGCCGGTCATGAGGATCGTAGCGGTGTCTCTGTCGATGGCATCCAACTGTGAGGTGATATCGGACATCAGCAGGAAATGGCCATTCGCATCCTGAGCATCGCTACTATCGAGCGAAACCAGGCTGAGTTCGATATGGCGGTCATCCTGCTGCAGCCTGAGCGGCATCTCTCGTAGGTCGGCAAGAGAGCGTTGGTAGGCGGCCTGATAAACCAGTGGCAAGGTTTCCTGCTGGTTGGTGAGGGCAGCCAACCAGCCATGCCAGGCACCGATATGGCGAGTCCTGCCCGGTTGCTCCCGTGCCTCTTGTCCTGTGATCAGCAGGGCGATGTCGCTTCCCGAGACCTTCCGGGCCTGTCGCGTTACATCGGCCAGCGAGCGCGACACCAGAATGACACCATGGCTCTGACCGTCCACCAACATGGGAACCAGCACGTATTGGCGGCAGTTGGTGAAGCAGCGTAATGCCATGAAGGGCATGTCAGAGGTAACCACGTCCTTGCCCCACTTCGCGACGGGAAGGCGATCGTCGGGCTGGTGATCTCCCCACTGAGCCAGTGGTTGGCCATCGACGTCCAATACCATGAGTTCATCGATACCCGCTTCCAGCTGCATGGTCGGCCATTTGTACCTGAAGGTATCGGCGATAGTGGATGCATCTGCCTGCTTCAGGGCAACACCTAGCTCTGGGGTCGGGGATGCATTCAGTGCCGCGATCTGTCTCAGGCTATCCATCGACTGGCTGAGGGCTTGCCGAATCTCCCTGGCCTGGCGTTGCAGTTGGACATCACGGGAGTCATCGAACTGGCGTAGCAGGTTTTCTCGCCCCACCAGGGTGAAGATGATGGTCAGTCCAAGCAGCAGCAGGCTGCTCAAGGCGATAACGCGCCATGTCAGTCCAAGCTTGGGTCGGGTCTGCGGTGCACTGTCCATATGGGGGCAATGTTATCCTTGCGGCATCAGGCCACGATCACATGGAAGATGGTGCTAGAAGCGCAACGAAAGCTGCGTCAGGAGCATGTTCCAGTACCGATCAGTATCTGCGGGGTCAGGATTATCTTGAACAGGTAGCCACCCGGTGCCATCGACGTAGTGATATTCTGCGGATACCAGCACCCTTGGGTGGGGTTGCCACTGCAGACCCAGGGTCCAATCCTTGGCAAACTGTGAGTGGGCAGGCCCTGCCCCTCTGGTTTCGAAACCCTCGCCTGACGGGTCATCACGGTTGTTGATCAGACTGTCGTAGCGGACAAGCCACTGCCAGTCTTTCTGCAATCGGTAGAGGTACTGGATGTACCAGCTGGTGCCAGTAATCGAGAAATTTCTTGGTTCATTAAAGCCGCTGAGTTCGTTCTTTCTTATGGCGTACTCTCCGGTGAGACTCCAGTCTTCGGCATTGTATTGAAGCGAAAAGATCCATGGCTGGAAATCCAGCTTGCCGTTATCGAGGTTTTCGTCGGTCGAGTCGTAATTGGCCTTGGCACGACCGTAGCTGATCGCCGAGACGATGCGCCCTCCGTCATGCTCGTATCGGACCTGGGCGATCAGCGAAGACTCTGAATCGAATGTGCCCGGCCTGTCGCTAAAGCCCAGCGCCCTGTCGACATCCTCACCCGATTGAGCCTCGCCGAGCCCGAGCTGGGCTCTAATGCTTCCGCTACTGATGCGTTCTTCGGCGTAGACAGTGGCACCATCTCCGGCCAGGCCAAGCGTGCGCGTCCTGTCGAAGTAGATCGGTTGTGGTAGCAGGATACTGGGCCGCGTGAAGGCCACATCACGCGTCTGGTTGTAAAAACCAAAGGGGTTCTTGAAGCGGCCTAGCTGTAGGCCAATAGTTCTCTTCTGGTTCGAAAACGCCTGATAATCGATCACGCCATAGTCCAGCTCGGGCTGCGCCTCGCTGCCATCGCCACCGGCCCGACGGCTTAGCACCTGTGCGGCGACCAGCACATCCTCGTGGGGACGCACGGAGAAGTTCACGCCGACTTCGGTGAACTTGGTGCTGCCACCACTTTCGCTGCTGGGGCCGAAGAAATTGTTGTCATCGGTCACTATCAGGGCCTGGCTCAGGAAGCCATGCACCTGCAGCGTATCGCTCATGTCCTGAGCGGCGGCAGTAGTTGTGCCGAAGGCCCCTACCAAGCCTAAAAGGCCAAGGAACCGTGTCCCGGCTTCACTCCATTGATATGGCTTGGACACGATCATCCAGATACTCCCTGTCTAGATACCCCAAGCTCCCCGGGGTAGTGGCGATGCGTTCCAGCATTTCTGATTGTGTTCTGACGTTGATCGGTGCCTGGCCGGTACCTGAGAACACGACACGATCCCAGGAAAGTTGCAGCTGGTGTGGATAGACCGACAGGCTATGCTTGGCGAAGCGCTCATGCGCTGGGTGGTCATTAGGTAGTACGAAGACGCTGAGGGCCTGGCCATCCGGCCAGGTGCGCTGCCGCATGGCGAACATGGCACGGGCGGTATCGCGGTTCACTGAGGCTGTGCCGACACCATTATTGGCAATCATGACGATGTCGGACCGATCTTCCGCGGCCGAGGATAGTGTGGTCAACGTCATGACCAGTCCCGCTATCAGCCAGCGTATCGGGCGGAATAATGAGCCAAGCCCTATTCTTGGCATGGTCCACCTGCGATGCCGGCCCGGTCGCCAAAACCGCAGCCAATCATGGCAAGGGGCGTCGTGGCGTCGACGGCTGTGCCGCTATCGCACTGGCCACATCGTACGCCGAGAGGGAGGCACGAAAAGAACACGAGATTCAACGTCGAGCGTTTGATAAACCGTTCCTCCTCTTGCCTCGGTGATCAAACCAGGGTGACCCATTAATAGTTACAATGTGAAACATTAATGTATTTAGATATTTAGCTTATCGGAAGCACTCTAAAACAGGCTTTATGAATAAGCCACACTGGCTTTCGCCTAATTCCAAGAGTGTCAGCCGAGAGCAGGCCGGCATGAAAAACGCAGGGTGCAGCGGAGAGAGCAACGGAAGGAGCAGCAGCAAGTCAGCAGGCCGGCGGCGAAGGCCGCCGGCGCTGGTGAATATCAGTGGATGGCGAAGCTGTCGGCGTTCAGCCACAGGTGAACGAGGATGCTGGCGATGTAGCCCAGTAGAATGATGGGCGACCACTTGAGGTGCCCCATGAAGGTATAGGAGCCGCGGGCCTGCCCCATCAGGGCGACGCCTGCCGCCGACCCCACCGACAGCAGGCTGCCGCCGACACCCGCCGTCAGGGTGATCAGCAGCCAGTGGCCGTGGGACATGTCCGGCTCCATGGTCAGTACCGCGAACATCACCGGGATGTTGTCGACCACCGCAGAGATCAGCCCCAGCGCCACGTTGGCCCAGGTGGCATCCCACTGGGTGTAGAGCAGCTCGGAGAGCATTGCCAGATACCCCATGAAGCCGAGGCCACCCACGCACATCACCACGCCGTAGAAGAACAGCAGGGTATCCCACTCGGCACGGGCGATACGGTTGAACACATCGAAGGGCACCACGCTGCCCAGGCGTTCCAGGGCGCGCTGATCGCCTCGCTGCAGGTAATGATTGCGCTTGCGCTCAAGCACCCGTGGCAGGCTGCGACGCAGGTAATAGCCGAAGAACTGCAGGTAACCCAGCCCGGTCATCATGCCGAGTACCGGCGGCAGATGGAGCAGGGTGTGGCAGGCCACGGCCGTCGCCACGGTGAGCAGGAACAACAGCACGATGCGCCGCGCCCCGCGTTTCATCTCGATATGTTCGCCCTGAGCCTTGG
The genomic region above belongs to Halomonas sp. YLGW01 and contains:
- a CDS encoding aldehyde dehydrogenase family protein, with protein sequence MRELPNTPPAAALIDGRWVDTAETLMVEAPASASPLARIARGGEAEIDAAVAAARRAFAGQTGDWPAWPARRRGQWLAAFAEDIEADAETLSALECADTGKPISQARADIAACARYFRFYAGGADKLHGETIPFETDYAVMTLREPFGVCGQIIPWNYPSQIFGRCVAAALAAGNTVVLKPAEDACLSVLRLAALASRTELPPGVLNVVPGLGREAGAALAAHPGIDHLSFTGSPETGTRVTQAAAEHHVPVTLELGGKSPQLVFADADLDAALPAVLRGIIQNAGQTCSAGSRLLVEAGCFDEVVGRLAESFAALRCDVGEADPDCGPLINARQREQLETRLAAARADGIRVAAAGRLAPGAPEGGHFVMPQLLVDVPPGHAVTREELFGPMLVVERFADEAEALRLANATDFGLCAGVWTRDGGRQLRLAKAIRSGQVFVNNYGAAGGVELPFGGVGRSGHGREKGFEGLKSYTRLKTIAIRHG
- a CDS encoding NAD(P)-dependent oxidoreductase translates to MSEFRRVGLIGVGLMGHGIARNLLRHGHALHFLDHPGNQPVEDLIVDGAVRHSSGAEVAAVAEVVILCVTGSPQVEAVLCEAGGVLEGLTPGTTVIDCSTAIPSATVALAERVEACGGRFCDAAMTRTPKEAEAGRLNLIVGAPPALYAEIRPLLTSFAETISHVGPVGSGHRVKLLHNFVSLGFSAVLAEAAAAARRADVAPEALIEVLGNGGGAGVVLERLKPFILADDASGFRFSLSNAGKDIGYYQQMVEELGASHQAADGIAGLYRQAIEQGHGQAAVPELVALLAEAPR
- a CDS encoding trimeric intracellular cation channel family protein, whose protein sequence is MTALVYWLDMAGVIVFALSGVILACRSRMDPFGMLVLAAVASIGGGTLRDLVLGVRPVFWVTDPTYLWVILATVALSILGFHYIHRLTRAFLPVTDACGLALFTVIGTHKALMLGSAGVVAVLMGLMTGVAGGMLRDVLARRVPMVLRQEIYATASIVGGTAYVVLLALQLNAVLAIGLSLALTLSLRLAAIYWHLSLPTFAWVVTAPPAPTASETAAEPGDAVSVRTRPKARVKLIKPGQSRRRR
- a CDS encoding DUF3541 domain-containing protein — translated: MQPRAFRYGDYHPNDLRVRWVLLWLLCVLLAGCAIAPLPQPDIAAEIRSRYDAALETLPQAQQRHYAQRLYRLTGDERYRQALEAYAARLVASLQQDIAGLARPGYASRRAAVLLERYPQRTAKQRRRRQMLGEWGEVIFAKRLAFRLNQARFHGLLNEAQLPDYRRALDYLATQDYKAFLTSPAVIEVYAAQVANLTHDLYGLGVVDYRDEAIAAFRAHYPEERDAALSRVSFRNKIYGLTHFVIAASDYYQHPVSAEAHGWILEYFETHLARILAETKEDIYTEVGIGFLLAEQEAHPAVERIKQALRHAYDPMARMIPGEYGSIDLARGEHRNVLAIMLLEWPERLYQGPLLSSGP
- a CDS encoding PEP-CTERM/exosortase system-associated acyltransferase; its protein translation is MDEKIDGFINQFQVNIANTKKEKETLRRLRHEIFIEELEYQLKADEKRKLEHDHFDDAAIHCFITHKRTGLIAGCMRLVLPFGEGTLAPALPLEDFCSPLFKHPTYYPQHFPHEKVCEVSRFAIPRIFRNKSRQSNCEGQQIEFHKAEVALFPMIMIGLFLATFALVGLTGRPHVFALMQPNLPRALSFSGFHFTRITDIFEYFGTRGAYYINHQRASNEFKRELAPLYRHIKHQIRDSLPDEYRPASHRSHEALL
- a CDS encoding EAL domain-containing protein is translated as MDSAPQTRPKLGLTWRVIALSSLLLLGLTIIFTLVGRENLLRQFDDSRDVQLQRQAREIRQALSQSMDSLRQIAALNASPTPELGVALKQADASTIADTFRYKWPTMQLEAGIDELMVLDVDGQPLAQWGDHQPDDRLPVAKWGKDVVTSDMPFMALRCFTNCRQYVLVPMLVDGQSHGVILVSRSLADVTRQARKVSGSDIALLITGQEAREQPGRTRHIGAWHGWLAALTNQQETLPLVYQAAYQRSLADLREMPLRLQQDDRHIELSLVSLDSSDAQDANGHFLLMSDITSQLDAIDRDTATILMTGLLGWLAAEALLLAILWQPMQRVRRLSSVLPALAEGGFARAKQMIPRPKRRLLDEIDLLDATALDLADQLETLQGEVQSRGELLTARLQELASERDFIESLLDTAHVLILTQDDHGRISLINQYCQDMLGQPYDIILGQRFEALFIASGDSRNGVNQQQAEERLLRSAEGEQRTIAWYHAHLSDSGNRAMHTISVGIDITDRKAAETRLTWLANRDPLTGLYNRRAFLASVEAALASGKSGVLLFMDLDQFKDVNELSGHPAGDRLLELVARNIEIQIGERGIVARLGGDEFAVLLERADETEATRVAQSLEMTLDNTCLLLPDGRRHRASGSIGIACYPLHGHSPDELMANADVAMYKAKESSLQRWHILSTIDEAKNELQQRVYWIERIRYALQNDEFELMAQPIARLADLEIQHYEILLRLRGEQGELISPWHFIPIAERSGQIVQIDRWVLSKSLRILYAIQNSGITLSVNLSGHTLHDPDLSRFIEKEIHDSGANPEQLILEITETAAVTDFSTAREVIQTLRDLGCKTALDDFGVGFSSFHYLGKLPVDYIKIDGSFIQTICESTDSQVIVKAIADIAHGFGKQAIAEFVSDDDTIAALKEYGIAYGQGFHIGKPEPANKLFSEISSARISQH
- a CDS encoding porin; protein product: MIVSKPYQWSEAGTRFLGLLGLVGAFGTTTAAAQDMSDTLQVHGFLSQALIVTDDNNFFGPSSESGGSTKFTEVGVNFSVRPHEDVLVAAQVLSRRAGGDGSEAQPELDYGVIDYQAFSNQKRTIGLQLGRFKNPFGFYNQTRDVAFTRPSILLPQPIYFDRTRTLGLAGDGATVYAEERISSGSIRAQLGLGEAQSGEDVDRALGFSDRPGTFDSESSLIAQVRYEHDGGRIVSAISYGRAKANYDSTDENLDNGKLDFQPWIFSLQYNAEDWSLTGEYAIRKNELSGFNEPRNFSITGTSWYIQYLYRLQKDWQWLVRYDSLINNRDDPSGEGFETRGAGPAHSQFAKDWTLGLQWQPHPRVLVSAEYHYVDGTGWLPVQDNPDPADTDRYWNMLLTQLSLRF